A single genomic interval of Bradyrhizobium japonicum USDA 6 harbors:
- a CDS encoding epoxide hydrolase family protein produces MTTQARADILNPDRRQLLSQAAMTAVAASVASLLPLRPAKAAASGAIRPFRVSVPEEDLLDLRRRLAATRWPDREIVADQSQGVQLTTLQQLVRYWQNDYDWRKMEARLNALPQFVTEIDGVDIHFIHIRSRHENALPMIVTHGWPGSIIEQMKIVGPLTDPTAHGAKAADAFDLVIPSLPGHGFSGKPTELGWDPQRIARAWIVLMQRLGYNRYVAQGGDWGNAVTEQMAVIAPPELLGIHTNMPATVPDDIAKALQPGGTRPSNLSADERIAYDQLDDFYKHGLGYAIEMSNRPQTLYGLVDSPAGLASWMLDHDARSAAMIARAFDGKTEGLSRDDVIDNITLYWLTNTAVSSARLYWENKLVFFEPKHIKIPVAVSVFPDEIYAAPRSWAEKAYPKLMHYNRLDKGGHFAAWEQPALFSAEMRTAFRPLRQSI; encoded by the coding sequence ATGACAACGCAAGCACGAGCCGACATTCTCAATCCTGACCGCCGTCAATTGCTGAGCCAGGCCGCGATGACCGCGGTCGCTGCCAGCGTAGCGAGCCTGCTGCCGCTGCGTCCGGCAAAGGCCGCTGCAAGCGGCGCCATCCGCCCGTTCCGCGTCAGCGTGCCCGAGGAAGATCTGCTTGACCTCCGCCGCCGCCTCGCAGCGACACGCTGGCCCGATCGCGAGATCGTCGCCGACCAATCGCAGGGCGTACAGCTCACGACGCTCCAGCAGCTCGTGCGGTACTGGCAGAACGACTACGACTGGCGCAAGATGGAAGCGCGGCTGAACGCCTTGCCGCAATTCGTCACCGAGATCGACGGCGTCGACATCCACTTCATTCACATCCGCTCCCGCCACGAGAACGCACTGCCGATGATCGTCACGCATGGCTGGCCGGGCTCGATCATCGAGCAGATGAAGATCGTCGGCCCGCTGACCGATCCCACCGCGCATGGTGCGAAGGCCGCGGATGCATTCGACCTGGTGATCCCCTCGCTTCCGGGCCACGGCTTCTCCGGCAAGCCGACGGAGCTCGGCTGGGATCCCCAGCGCATCGCGCGCGCCTGGATCGTGCTGATGCAACGCCTCGGCTACAACCGCTACGTGGCGCAGGGCGGCGATTGGGGCAATGCCGTCACCGAGCAGATGGCGGTGATCGCACCGCCGGAACTGCTCGGCATTCACACCAACATGCCCGCCACCGTTCCCGACGACATCGCCAAGGCGCTTCAGCCGGGTGGAACGCGGCCATCAAACCTCTCGGCCGACGAGCGCATTGCCTACGACCAGCTCGACGATTTCTACAAGCACGGCCTCGGTTACGCGATCGAGATGTCGAACCGGCCGCAGACGCTCTATGGTCTCGTCGACTCACCGGCCGGTCTTGCATCCTGGATGCTTGATCACGACGCACGCAGTGCTGCGATGATTGCGCGGGCGTTCGACGGCAAGACCGAAGGCCTGTCGCGCGATGACGTGATCGACAACATCACGCTCTACTGGCTCACCAACACCGCGGTGTCGTCGGCGCGGCTCTACTGGGAGAACAAGCTGGTGTTCTTCGAGCCCAAGCACATCAAGATCCCGGTCGCCGTCAGCGTGTTCCCTGACGAGATCTATGCCGCGCCGCGCAGCTGGGCCGAGAAGGCCTATCCGAAGCTGATGCACTACAACCGCCTCGACAAGGGCGGCCACTTCGCGGCCTGGGAGCAGCCCGCGCTGTTCTCTGCGGAAATGCGCACCGCGTTCCGCCCGCTGCGCCAGTCGATCTGA
- a CDS encoding VOC family protein, protein MATTEIDRDAAAGSPKTSSTSRGVDLKLEIVVIPVSDVDRAKAFYTRLGWRLDADFASADEWRVIQFTPPGSACSVIFGKNVTPATPGSARGLYLIVSDLAVARQELLDRGIAVSAPFHGAGDVHAGSDEPYLFGSVRVSGVDPKRGSYSSFASFSDPDGNGWLFQEVTTRLPGRIAGDGTTFASTADLAATLRRAAVAHGEHEKRIGGHDENWADWYADYIVREQAGQPLPS, encoded by the coding sequence ATGGCCACCACCGAAATCGACCGCGACGCCGCGGCCGGGTCCCCGAAGACGTCTTCGACATCGCGGGGCGTTGATCTGAAGCTCGAGATCGTCGTCATCCCCGTGTCGGATGTCGACCGCGCCAAGGCGTTCTACACGCGCCTCGGCTGGCGATTGGACGCCGATTTTGCCTCGGCTGACGAATGGCGCGTGATCCAGTTCACGCCGCCGGGTTCGGCTTGTTCTGTGATCTTCGGCAAGAACGTCACGCCGGCAACGCCGGGTTCGGCGCGCGGGCTGTACCTGATCGTCTCCGATCTGGCCGTGGCGCGACAGGAACTGCTCGACCGCGGCATCGCGGTGAGCGCACCATTCCATGGTGCGGGCGACGTTCACGCCGGTTCGGACGAGCCGTATCTGTTCGGCAGCGTCCGGGTCAGCGGTGTTGACCCGAAGCGCGGCAGCTACAGCTCGTTTGCCTCGTTCAGCGATCCCGACGGCAATGGCTGGCTGTTCCAGGAGGTCACGACGCGACTGCCTGGACGCATTGCGGGTGACGGCACGACGTTTGCCTCAACGGCCGATCTGGCCGCAACCCTGCGACGTGCCGCTGTCGCGCATGGTGAGCACGAGAAGCGCATCGGCGGACACGACGAGAACTGGGCCGACTGGTACGCCGACTACATCGTCCGCGAGCAGGCCGGTCAACCGCTGCCCTCGTGA
- a CDS encoding TetR/AcrR family transcriptional regulator — protein sequence MARKKSEAGLARRGRPPAYDTETALKRATETFWRTGYSGTSLDKVAAATGMSPPSLYAAFGNKHALYLEALARYWEISLAATREALAGDHPLDEALMLAYDAALSIYFSGKGSARGCFVVGTAVTEVAEDAAIRSSVATGLRTIDADFEARFRLAQDKGELDREADPAALAILAAATMQTIAIRARAGARRADLREIARKAVTVICRRRPEAH from the coding sequence ATGGCACGGAAAAAGAGCGAGGCGGGCCTGGCGCGCCGGGGACGGCCACCCGCCTACGACACTGAGACGGCCCTCAAGCGGGCAACGGAAACGTTCTGGAGGACGGGTTATTCCGGCACGTCCCTGGACAAGGTCGCGGCCGCGACCGGCATGAGTCCACCGAGCCTCTATGCGGCGTTCGGCAACAAGCACGCGCTCTATCTCGAGGCGTTGGCGCGCTATTGGGAGATCAGCCTTGCGGCAACGCGTGAGGCTCTCGCAGGGGACCATCCCTTGGACGAAGCGCTGATGCTGGCCTATGACGCGGCGCTGTCGATCTACTTTTCCGGCAAGGGATCAGCGCGCGGTTGCTTCGTGGTCGGTACCGCGGTGACCGAAGTCGCCGAGGATGCGGCGATCCGGAGCAGCGTTGCGACGGGACTGCGGACGATCGATGCCGATTTCGAGGCCCGCTTCCGCCTGGCGCAGGACAAGGGCGAGCTGGATCGCGAGGCCGATCCGGCTGCACTTGCGATCCTTGCCGCCGCCACGATGCAGACGATCGCCATCCGCGCCCGGGCCGGCGCACGCCGCGCCGATCTGAGGGAGATTGCCCGCAAGGCGGTGACTGTGATCTGTCGACGCCGGCCGGAGGCGCATTGA
- a CDS encoding OsmC family protein codes for MIRKATAVWKGTGRDGTGHLSSESGVLAGTPYSFKTRFENEKGTNPEELIAAAHAGCFTMALAFGLQLAGFTPDELSTEAAITLEPEGKGFKISKSALTLRAKVPNLDDAGFAKIAGEAEKNCPVSKVLNAAITLDAKLT; via the coding sequence ATGATCCGCAAGGCAACAGCAGTCTGGAAAGGCACCGGTCGCGACGGCACCGGCCATCTGTCGAGCGAATCCGGTGTGCTCGCCGGCACGCCCTATTCGTTCAAGACCCGCTTCGAGAACGAGAAGGGCACCAATCCCGAGGAGTTGATCGCCGCGGCCCATGCCGGTTGCTTTACCATGGCACTGGCCTTCGGCCTTCAGCTCGCCGGCTTCACGCCGGACGAGCTGTCGACGGAAGCCGCCATCACGCTCGAGCCGGAAGGCAAGGGCTTCAAGATCAGCAAGTCGGCACTGACGCTTCGCGCCAAGGTGCCGAACCTTGACGACGCAGGTTTCGCCAAGATCGCCGGCGAGGCCGAGAAGAACTGTCCGGTGTCGAAGGTGCTCAACGCCGCGATCACGCTCGACGCCAAATTGACCTGA
- a CDS encoding ATP-binding protein gives MADTNDQDAAISFGPFRLYARSRLLEKDGAPLHLGGRALDILIFLVERAGEVIDKRELIKRVWADVTVDEGSLRFHITTLRKALGDAGEGSRYVVNVPGRGYCFAGPLVRSESPETRTGPAVPSPHILPPPLARMIGRDDAVERISTELAQHRFVTIVGPGGIGKTSVALAVAHRELQAFDGQVNFVDFGALTDARLVPSTIAATLGLTVNSEDPMPGLLTVLRNRRMLLIFDSCEHIIDELAPLAEHIVQEAPELHILATSRESFRTEGERVHRLFPLDCPPQRDGLGIADILAYPASQLFVERIAESLGEFELSDEDAPLVAEICRRLDGIALAIELAAGRVNAYGIAGTASLLDSRFSLLWRGRRTAIPRHQTLSAALAWSYDLLPAAESATLRGLSVFVGPFTMEAALAVAFSQGISEPEAVEAISNLLSKSLIATSPAERRLRYRLLDTTRAFAGAKLVENGEAPRVARAHAEYFRDFLRDIALKSTGMQTAGGFLPYADHLHNVRAALTWSFSDSADRTIGVDLAASAAQFFLELTLLTECYRWTKQALVSLDTNSIDRRQEMTLQAALGVSLMFTQGNTEAVRSAFTRSLQLARDLEDLHWQLWLLRGLHIYLTRVGDFHGALGTGEQGESVARKLNDAAAALNVEWMLGVAHHLIGNQDKAVQFCESAMVHNPGSQRLNIGHLGYDDRIVALVALARGLWLTGRPDRAIEAARYTVREAELLEQPLTLGISLVWTIYVFLWVGDWANAEILIERLIDHSARHFLGPYHAVGVGQKGELMLRRGDIAGGIEHLRRSQATLYATRHRIMTTVFATALAEGLVAENQPDEALRTINEAIAQIPDHGESFDMPEMLRVKGDILVRSGNTAEAERCFRKSLDLSRRQCALGWELRGAISLGRVWRQTGQAGEARALLAPLVARYQEGLQTRDLVAARELLSALN, from the coding sequence GTGGCGGACACTAACGACCAGGATGCGGCGATTTCCTTCGGGCCATTCCGGCTGTACGCAAGGTCGCGCCTGCTCGAGAAGGACGGCGCTCCGCTTCACCTCGGCGGCCGCGCACTCGATATTCTCATTTTTCTCGTCGAGCGCGCCGGCGAGGTCATCGACAAGCGTGAGTTGATCAAGCGCGTCTGGGCCGACGTGACGGTCGATGAAGGCAGCCTTCGCTTCCACATCACGACGCTGCGCAAGGCCTTGGGGGATGCCGGCGAAGGCTCCCGCTATGTCGTCAACGTGCCCGGCCGTGGCTATTGCTTCGCGGGCCCGCTGGTCCGGTCCGAATCGCCGGAGACGCGGACAGGCCCGGCCGTCCCGTCGCCTCACATACTCCCGCCGCCGCTTGCCAGGATGATCGGACGAGACGACGCGGTCGAGCGGATTTCCACCGAGCTTGCGCAGCATCGCTTCGTGACAATTGTCGGCCCCGGCGGGATTGGCAAGACTTCCGTCGCGCTCGCCGTCGCGCATCGCGAGCTCCAGGCCTTCGACGGTCAGGTCAACTTCGTTGATTTCGGCGCGCTGACGGATGCCAGGCTCGTTCCAAGCACCATCGCCGCCACGCTCGGCCTGACCGTCAATTCCGAGGACCCGATGCCGGGCCTGCTGACGGTGCTGCGCAACCGTCGAATGCTGCTGATCTTCGACAGCTGCGAGCACATCATCGACGAGCTCGCGCCCTTGGCCGAGCACATCGTCCAGGAAGCCCCTGAGCTGCATATTCTCGCCACCAGCCGCGAATCCTTTCGCACCGAAGGCGAACGCGTCCACCGGTTGTTTCCGCTGGACTGCCCGCCCCAGCGCGACGGGCTCGGCATCGCCGACATCCTTGCCTATCCCGCAAGCCAGCTCTTCGTGGAACGCATTGCCGAGAGCCTGGGCGAATTCGAACTGAGCGATGAGGATGCACCGCTTGTCGCCGAGATCTGCCGGCGACTGGACGGCATCGCGCTCGCGATCGAGCTCGCCGCCGGACGCGTGAACGCCTATGGCATTGCCGGGACCGCCTCGCTGCTCGACAGCCGTTTCTCGCTTCTGTGGCGGGGACGCCGTACCGCGATCCCGCGGCACCAGACCCTGAGCGCCGCGCTCGCCTGGAGCTATGATCTGTTGCCGGCAGCCGAGAGTGCGACGCTGCGCGGTTTGTCGGTGTTCGTCGGGCCATTCACGATGGAGGCCGCGCTCGCCGTTGCGTTCAGCCAGGGCATCAGCGAGCCCGAGGCGGTCGAGGCGATCTCGAACCTGCTCTCCAAATCGCTGATCGCAACCTCACCTGCGGAGCGGCGGCTGCGCTATCGTCTGCTCGACACCACCCGCGCCTTCGCCGGCGCCAAGCTCGTCGAGAACGGCGAAGCGCCCCGTGTCGCGCGCGCTCACGCCGAATATTTCCGCGATTTCCTGCGCGACATCGCGCTCAAATCCACGGGTATGCAGACCGCGGGCGGCTTCCTTCCCTATGCCGACCATTTGCACAATGTCAGGGCCGCGCTGACCTGGAGCTTTTCGGATAGCGCCGACCGGACGATCGGCGTGGATCTGGCGGCTTCGGCGGCCCAGTTTTTCCTCGAACTGACATTGCTGACGGAGTGCTATCGCTGGACGAAGCAGGCGCTTGTCTCTCTCGATACGAATTCGATCGACCGCCGCCAGGAGATGACGTTGCAGGCTGCGCTCGGCGTCTCCTTGATGTTCACGCAGGGCAATACCGAAGCGGTCCGGTCGGCGTTCACACGCAGTCTTCAGCTTGCGCGGGATCTCGAGGATCTGCACTGGCAGCTCTGGCTGCTGCGCGGATTGCACATCTACCTGACCAGGGTCGGGGATTTTCACGGCGCGCTCGGCACCGGCGAGCAGGGCGAGAGCGTTGCCCGCAAGCTGAATGACGCGGCCGCCGCGCTGAACGTGGAATGGATGCTGGGCGTCGCGCACCATCTGATCGGCAATCAGGACAAGGCCGTGCAGTTCTGCGAGAGCGCGATGGTGCACAATCCCGGCTCGCAGCGGCTGAACATCGGGCATCTCGGTTATGACGACCGCATCGTCGCGCTGGTCGCGCTGGCGCGCGGGCTCTGGCTCACCGGCCGGCCCGATCGCGCGATCGAGGCGGCGAGATACACCGTTCGCGAGGCGGAACTGCTGGAACAACCCCTCACCCTCGGCATCTCCCTGGTCTGGACGATCTACGTGTTCCTCTGGGTCGGCGACTGGGCCAATGCCGAAATCCTGATCGAGCGGCTGATCGACCATTCGGCGCGGCACTTCCTTGGTCCCTATCATGCCGTCGGCGTCGGCCAGAAGGGCGAGCTCATGCTTCGCCGCGGCGACATCGCCGGCGGGATCGAGCATCTTCGCCGCAGCCAGGCCACGCTGTACGCGACGCGGCACCGGATCATGACGACAGTGTTTGCGACGGCGCTGGCGGAGGGTCTCGTGGCGGAGAACCAGCCGGACGAGGCCCTGCGCACGATCAATGAGGCCATTGCGCAGATTCCAGATCATGGCGAATCCTTCGACATGCCGGAGATGCTCCGGGTCAAGGGCGACATCCTCGTCCGGTCGGGAAACACCGCGGAGGCCGAGCGCTGCTTCCGGAAATCGCTCGATCTGTCGCGCCGGCAGTGCGCGCTCGGCTGGGAGCTGCGGGGGGCGATCAGCCTCGGCCGGGTCTGGCGCCAGACCGGACAAGCGGGCGAAGCACGCGCCCTGCTCGCCCCGCTCGTCGCGCGGTACCAGGAAGGCCTCCAGACCCGTGATCTCGTGGCCGCCAGGGAGCTGTTGAGCGCGCTGAATTGA
- a CDS encoding enoyl-CoA hydratase/isomerase family protein: MSRPVQIFTTEDIHLERRLPTYWRVTFDMPPVNIFGPKHLPLLNDIITAIETDPDVKVVVFDSAVEGFFITHYDFLAPLEDSLGVPPGPTGLQALPDMLVRLSRAPVVSIASIRGRATGVGSELALASDMRFASREKAILSQWEVGAGLVPGGGPMARLPRLMGRGRALEVLLGADDIHGDLAERYGYVNRSLPDAELVGFVEALAMRIASFDKEAIAETKRLVDVASLPPDDEIKPEWDAFLAALGRPASQTRIKALMARGFHRAGDVENRLGFHVGQIGS, encoded by the coding sequence ATGAGCCGCCCCGTACAGATCTTCACCACCGAGGACATTCACCTGGAGCGCCGCCTGCCGACATACTGGCGCGTCACCTTCGACATGCCGCCGGTGAACATCTTCGGCCCTAAGCACCTTCCGCTGCTCAACGACATCATCACCGCGATTGAGACCGATCCGGACGTGAAGGTGGTCGTATTCGACAGCGCCGTCGAAGGCTTCTTCATCACGCATTACGACTTCCTGGCGCCGCTGGAGGACTCTCTCGGCGTTCCGCCAGGGCCGACCGGCCTGCAGGCGCTGCCCGACATGCTGGTGCGCCTCAGCCGCGCGCCGGTTGTCTCCATTGCCTCGATCCGGGGCCGTGCGACCGGGGTCGGCAGCGAGCTCGCGCTGGCCAGCGACATGCGTTTTGCCAGCCGCGAGAAGGCGATCCTGTCGCAATGGGAGGTCGGCGCGGGACTCGTGCCCGGCGGCGGGCCGATGGCCCGGTTGCCGCGGCTGATGGGCCGAGGCCGTGCGCTCGAAGTGTTGCTCGGTGCCGACGACATCCACGGCGATCTCGCCGAGCGTTACGGCTACGTGAACCGTTCGCTGCCGGATGCGGAGCTCGTCGGCTTCGTCGAGGCGCTCGCCATGCGCATTGCGTCGTTCGACAAGGAAGCCATCGCCGAGACCAAGCGTCTCGTCGATGTTGCGAGCCTGCCGCCGGATGATGAGATCAAGCCGGAGTGGGATGCGTTCCTGGCCGCGCTCGGCCGTCCCGCCAGCCAGACTCGCATCAAGGCGCTGATGGCGCGCGGTTTCCACCGCGCCGGCGACGTCGAGAACCGGCTGGGCTTCCACGTCGGACAGATCGGGAGTTGA
- a CDS encoding cupin domain-containing protein, which translates to MPRQDLSRQDLSRQDLSRQDPPRQHQPDEDRFRAILPEDIAWQPFPAFPPGARLAVMVGHPSEPGPYVVRVKVPGGTKLMPHKHPEDRIYTVMSGVFYIGLGERFDGDQVKAYPPGSVIVLPGETWHFHWAKSGEYVTQVSAIGPLGLEYHDDHDDPRLHPAADKR; encoded by the coding sequence ATGCCTCGCCAAGATCTGTCTCGCCAAGATCTGTCTCGCCAAGATCTGTCTCGCCAAGATCCGCCTCGCCAGCATCAGCCGGATGAAGACAGGTTCCGGGCGATTTTGCCCGAGGACATCGCATGGCAACCATTCCCTGCGTTCCCGCCGGGCGCGCGGCTGGCCGTGATGGTCGGCCATCCCAGCGAACCCGGACCTTACGTGGTCCGGGTGAAGGTGCCCGGGGGCACGAAACTGATGCCGCACAAGCATCCGGAGGATCGCATCTACACGGTCATGTCGGGTGTGTTCTACATCGGCCTCGGCGAGCGTTTTGATGGCGACCAGGTGAAAGCCTATCCGCCGGGCAGCGTCATCGTGCTGCCCGGCGAGACCTGGCATTTTCACTGGGCGAAGTCCGGCGAATACGTCACACAGGTCTCCGCCATCGGGCCGCTGGGCCTCGAATACCACGATGACCACGATGACCCGCGCTTGCATCCGGCAGCGGACAAGCGCTGA
- the msrA gene encoding peptide-methionine (S)-S-oxide reductase MsrA: MTTERAVLAGGCFWGMQDLIRRQPGVISTRVGYTGGHVKNATYRNHEGHAEAIEIIFNPAKTSFRTMLEFFFQIHDPTTLNRQGNDRGTSYRSAIFYTSDEQKRVAEDTIADVEASGLWPGKVVTEVAPAAEFWEAEPEHQDYLERYPDGYTCHFIRPDWKLPRRAAAVGG; this comes from the coding sequence ATGACGACAGAGCGCGCAGTTTTGGCCGGAGGCTGCTTCTGGGGCATGCAGGATCTGATCCGCAGGCAACCGGGGGTGATCTCCACCCGTGTCGGTTACACCGGCGGGCATGTGAAAAACGCCACCTATCGCAATCACGAGGGCCACGCCGAGGCGATCGAGATCATCTTCAATCCCGCGAAGACGAGCTTCCGGACCATGCTGGAGTTCTTCTTCCAGATCCACGATCCCACCACGCTCAATCGCCAGGGCAATGATCGGGGCACGAGCTACCGCTCGGCAATCTTCTATACCAGTGACGAGCAGAAGAGAGTCGCCGAAGACACCATTGCCGATGTCGAGGCATCAGGTCTCTGGCCTGGCAAGGTGGTGACCGAGGTCGCGCCCGCAGCTGAGTTCTGGGAAGCCGAGCCCGAGCATCAGGATTATCTCGAGCGCTATCCCGATGGCTACACCTGCCACTTCATCCGGCCCGACTGGAAGCTGCCAAGGCGCGCGGCCGCCGTGGGAGGCTAG
- a CDS encoding sensor histidine kinase, which translates to MSAIGLGTNDHFVRSQHIANLDDQSRDWELVLRESHHRMKNTLTLLGASVRRDFSRPGTRDMSGAVDRFEQRIVAFGRLYQLLSDSDSLSAVSVEAFFENLCEALSEAVLEPAGIRCEAAIESGALPASQCHRLALMLTELVTNAAKHAFPNKNDALIRIEIANRDDAWLCTVADNGIGATGPLQGTGSRILEGLARSIDARLQGEAGQGGTRVTIVMPAAA; encoded by the coding sequence ATGTCCGCTATCGGTTTGGGGACGAACGACCATTTCGTTCGATCTCAGCACATTGCCAACCTTGATGATCAGTCGCGTGATTGGGAACTCGTACTACGGGAATCCCACCATCGGATGAAGAACACGCTGACGCTGCTGGGTGCGTCAGTCCGCCGCGACTTCTCGCGGCCGGGCACCAGGGACATGTCGGGCGCGGTGGACCGGTTCGAGCAGCGCATCGTCGCGTTCGGCAGGCTCTATCAGCTCTTGTCCGACAGCGACAGCCTGTCCGCCGTCTCCGTCGAGGCCTTCTTCGAAAACCTGTGCGAGGCGCTCTCCGAGGCAGTGCTGGAACCGGCCGGCATCCGCTGCGAGGCCGCGATCGAGAGCGGGGCGCTGCCGGCATCGCAGTGTCATCGGTTGGCGTTGATGCTGACGGAGCTGGTCACGAATGCAGCGAAACATGCCTTCCCGAACAAGAACGATGCGCTGATCCGCATCGAAATTGCCAACCGCGACGACGCTTGGCTCTGCACGGTGGCTGACAACGGCATCGGCGCGACCGGTCCGCTTCAGGGCACCGGCAGCCGCATCCTTGAAGGGCTCGCACGCAGTATCGACGCGCGGTTGCAGGGTGAGGCGGGCCAGGGTGGCACGCGGGTAACGATCGTGATGCCCGCTGCCGCTTGA